One Osmerus mordax isolate fOsmMor3 chromosome 16, fOsmMor3.pri, whole genome shotgun sequence genomic window carries:
- the afg3l2 gene encoding AFG3-like protein 2: MAYGYLRLSRGCRNLFKVLLPQNVTSNARLVSSYADAQIAIERGSILAKVLGAYQSLCSKPPKGFEKYFPEAKNGPKSSEPNTSSGNTPKEADPANGQKATEKSGGGGAGTGGGGGGASGGGGKRGGRKEESTWYSRLQKGDVPWDDKDFRMYFLGGTVFWTVVTYYLFFRDGGREVTWKDFVNNYLSKGVVDRLEVVNKRYVKVVFSPGKTPVDGQYVWFNIGSVDTFERNLETSQYEMGIEGENRLPVVYSTESDGSFLLSMLPTVLIIGFLLLMLRRGPAGTGRPGRGMGGLFSVSETTAKVIKDEIDIKFKDVAGCEEAKLEIMEFVNFLKNPKQYQDLGAKIPKGAILTGPPGTGKTLLAKATAGEANVPFITVNGSEFLEMFVGVGPARVRDLFVLARKNAPCILFIDEIDAVGRKRGRGNFGGQSEQENTLNQLLVEMDGFNTATNVVVLAGTNRPDILDPALMRPGRFDRQIYIGPPDIKGRASIFKVHLRPLKLDPEMDKEALARKMAALTPGFSGADIANVCNEAALIAARHLSEAINHKHFEQAIERVIGGLEKKTQVLQPEEKKTVAYHEAGHAVAGWYLEHADPLLKVSIIPRGKGLGYAQYLPKEQYLYTKEQLLDRMCMTLGGRVSEEIFFGRITTGAQDDLRKVTQSAYAQIVQFGMNAKVGHLSFDLPRQGEMVLEKPYSEATARLIDSEVRSLINEAYERTMQILSEKKTDVEKVALRLLDKEVLNKDDMVELLGPRPFAEKSTYEEFVEGTGGMDEDTSLPEGLKDWNRERNKDKEESTEEQVARQISGGMPF, encoded by the exons ATGGCATATGGATACCTTCGCttgtcaagaggttgcaggaaTCTTTTCAAAGTTCTGCTGCCTCAAAACGTAACAAGCAATGCCCGACTG GTCTCAAGCTATGCTGATGCCCAAATAGCAATCGAAAGAGGGTCTATACTTGCCAAGGTCTTGGGTGCCTATCAAAGCCTTTGCTCCAAACCCCCCAAAG GTTTTGAAAAGTACTTTCCTGAAGCTAAGAATGGTCCAAAGAGTAGCGAACCTAACACATCCAGTGGAAATACACCCAAAG AGGCTGACCCAGCCAATGGACAGAAAGCCACTGAGAaatctggtggaggaggagctg gaactggtgggggggggggaggtgcctcaggtggaggaggaaagagaggaggccgAAAGGAGGAATCTACTTGGTATAGCCGGCTTCAGAAG GGTGATGTGCCGTGGGATGACAAAGATTTCCGTATGTATTTCCTGGGTGGGACAGTCTTTTGGACAGTTGTCACATACTACTTATTTTTTCGTGATGGGGGAAGAGAAGTTACTTGGAAAGACTTTGTCAATAATTACCTCTCAAAAGGAGTG GTGGATCGGTTGGAGGTTGTAAATAAGCGCTATGTAAAAGTGGTGTTTTCTCCCGGGAAGACTCCTGTTGATGGA CAATATGTATGGTTCAATATCGGCAGCGTAGATACATTTGAGCGTAATCTGGAGACTTCACAGTATGAGATGGGAATTGAGGGTGAGAATCGCCTGCCAGTGGTCTACTCCACAGAGAGTGACGG CTCCTTccttctgagcatgctcccaaCCGTGCTCATCATTGGCTTCCTGCTCCTCATGCTACGACGGGGGCCTGCTGGGACGGGCAGACCGGGCCGAGGCATGGGCGGTCTCTTTAGTGTCAGCGAGACCACTGCCAAGGTGATCAAGGATGAGATCGACATCAAATTCAAAGATGTGGCCGGCTGTGAGGAGGCCAAGCTGGAAATCATGGAGTTTGTGAACTTCTTGAAGAACCCCAAGCAGTACCAGGATCTGGGTGCAAAAATTCCCAAA GGTGCCATTCTGACAGGACCACCTGGGACAGGGAAGACCCTCCTCGCCAAGGCCACTGCTGGAGAGGCCAACGTCCCTTTCATCACCGTCAATGGCTCAGAGTTCCTAGAGATGTTTGTTGGCGTAGGCCCTGCCAGG gtcAGAGACCTGTTTGTCTTGGCCCGCAAAAATGCCCCTTGCATCCTCTTCATTGATGAAATTGATGCTGTGGGACGCAAGCGTGGAAGAGGGAACTTTGGAGGCCAGAGCGAGCAGGAGAACACACTGAACCAGCTGCTGGTGGAGATGGATG GGTTCAACACTGCAACCAATGTGGTGGTACTAGCTGGCACCAACCGACCTGATATTTTAGACCCTGCACTGATGAGACCTGGACGCTTTGACAGGCAGATTTACATTG GTCCCCCTGACATCAAGGGTAGAGCCTCCATATTTAAAGTGCACCTGAGGCCCCTAAAACTGGATCCAGAGATGGACAAAGAAGCTCTGGCCAGAAAAATGGCTGCCCTAACTCCTGGCTTCTCTG GTGCTGACATTGCTAATGTGTGCAACGAAGCTGCTCTCATCGCCGCTCGCCACCTGTCTGAAGCCATCAATCACAAGCATTTCGAGCAGGCCATTGAACGTGTGATCGGAG GTCTTGAGAAGAAGACCCAGGTCTTACAGCCAGAAGAGAAGAAGACGGTGGCCTACCACGAGGCAGGCCACGCCGTGGCCGGGTGGTACCTGGAGCATGCAGACCCTCTACTCAAG GTGTCTATCATTCCCAGAGGGAAAGGTTTAGGTTATGCACAGTACCTGCCTAAGGAGCAGTACCTGTATACCAAGGAGCAGCTGCTGGACAGGATGTGTATGACGCTGGGCGGGCGTGTGTCTGAGGAGATCTTCTTTGGCCGCATCACCACAGGGGCCCAGGACGACCTGCGGAAGGTCACCCAAAGTGCCTATGCTCAG ATTGTGCAGTTTGGCATGAACGCGAAGGTTGGCCACCTGTCTTTTGACCTGCCCCGGCAGGGTGAGATGGTCTTGGAGAAGCCATACAGTGAAGCCACGGCGCGTCTGATCGACTCTGAGGTGCGCTCGCTCATCAACGAGGCCTACGAGCGCACGATGCAGATTCTGTCTGAGAAAAAGACAGACGTGGAGAAG GTGGCACTACGTCTGCTTGATAAGGAGGTTCTGAACAAAGATGACATGGTTGAGTTGCTGGGGCCTCGTCCATTTGCTGAGAAATCCACCTACGAGGAGTTTGTGGAGGGAACGGGGGGTATGGATGAAGACACTTCCCTCCCAGAGGGCCTCAAGGACTGGAACAGGGAACGCAACAAAGACAAAGAGGAGAGCACAGAGGAGCAGGTGGCACGACAGATCTCCGGAGGGATGCCCTTCTAG